In Doryrhamphus excisus isolate RoL2022-K1 chromosome 7, RoL_Dexc_1.0, whole genome shotgun sequence, one genomic interval encodes:
- the wnt5b gene encoding protein Wnt-5b: MDTIPVWRRRSGEVRHLLLLLVALLTGTSQLLMVDANSWWSMALTPIQRPEMYIIGAQPLCSQLSGLSQGQRKLCQLYQDHMMYIGDGAKTGIKECQYQFRQRRWNCSTVDNTSVFGRVMQIGSRETAFTYAISAAGVVNAISRACREGELSTCGCSRAARPRDLPRDWLWGGCGDNVHYGYRFAREFVDAREREKNYPRGSTEHSRTLMNLQNNEAGRQAVYNLANLACKCHGVSGSCSLKTCWLQLADFRRVGEYLKEKYDSAAAMRIGRKGKLEQVDKRFNPPTPEDLVYIDPSPDYCLHNETTGSLGTQGRLCNKTSEGMDGCELMCCGRGYDQFKTYKHERCHCKFHWCCYVKCKRCTSLVDQFVCK, from the exons ATGGACACCATCCCCGTGTGGAGACGCCGTAGCGGCGAGGTTCGGCACTTGCTACTGCTGCTGGTTGCCCTCCTCACCGGAACCTCGCAGTTATTAATGGTGGACGCCAACTCGTGGTG GTCCATGGCGCTGACCCCCATCCAGAGGCCAGAGATGTACATCATCGGAGCTCAACCTCTGTGCAGTCAGCTGTCCGGTCTCTCCCAG GGTCAGAGGAAACTCTGCCAGCTCTACCAGGACCACATGATGTACATCGGGGACGGGGCCAAGACCGGTATTAAAGAGTGCCAGTACCAGTTCAGACAGAGGAGGTGGAACTGCAGCACGGTGGACAACACGTCCGTCTTTGGACGCGTCATGCAAATCG GCTCCAGAGAAACCGCCTTCACCTATGCCATCAGCGCCGCCGGCGTAGTCAACGCCATCAGCCGTGCGTGCCGCGAGGGCGAGCTGTCCACGTGCGGCTGCAGCCGGGCGGCGCGGCCCCGCGACCTGCCTCGCGATTGGCTGTGGGGCGGCTGCGGCGACAACGTTCACTACGGCTACCGCTTCGCCCGCGAGTTTGTGGACGCTCGGGAGAGGGAGAAGAACTATCCCCGTGGCTCAACCGAGCATTCGCGAACTCTCATGAACCTGCAGAACAACGAGGCGGGACGACAG GCGGTGTACAACCTTGCAAACTTGGCCTGCAAGTGTCATGGCGTCTCCGGTTCTTGTAGCCTGAAGACCTGTTGGCTCCAGCTGGCCGACTTCCGACGCGTTGGCGAATACCTGAAGGAGAAGTACGACAGTGCCGCGGCCATGCGCATCGGACGCAAG GGTAAACTGGAACAGGTGGACAAGCGTTTCAACCCCCCGACCCCGGAGGACCTGGTCTATATCGACCCCAGCCCGGACTACTGCCTCCATAACGAGACGACGGGCTCGCTGGGCACCCAGGGCCGCCTGTGCAACAAGACGTCGGAGGGCATGGACGGCTGTGAGCTGATGTGCTGCGGCCGAGGCTACGACCAGTTCAAGACGTACAAGCACGAGCGCTGCCACTGCAAGTTCCACTGGTGCTGCTACGTCAAATGCAAGCGCTGCACCTCGCTAGTCGACCAGTTTGTCTGCAAATAA